From Aurantimicrobium sp. INA4, one genomic window encodes:
- the tsaE gene encoding tRNA (adenosine(37)-N6)-threonylcarbamoyltransferase complex ATPase subunit type 1 TsaE, which yields MLGTRTISTPEEMHELGLEIGQELRAGDVLVLTGPLGAGKTTLTRGIGEGLQVRGPVTSPTFVLARTHPSLIDGAPLVHVDAYRLNSAVELDDLDIDFANSVVIVEWGAGMLDGIVDSWLDVVIERPEGGQAGELGEELVEPRHVTLTGHGARWEKS from the coding sequence ATGCTGGGCACACGCACCATTTCCACTCCGGAAGAGATGCATGAGCTCGGTCTCGAGATTGGCCAAGAGCTTCGTGCCGGAGACGTTCTTGTGTTGACTGGCCCCTTAGGCGCGGGCAAGACCACGCTCACACGCGGTATTGGTGAAGGCCTGCAGGTTCGCGGACCTGTTACCTCTCCCACTTTCGTTCTTGCCAGAACCCACCCCAGCCTGATCGACGGTGCACCCTTGGTACACGTCGATGCCTATCGCTTGAATAGCGCCGTTGAACTCGATGATCTCGATATCGACTTTGCCAACTCGGTCGTCATTGTTGAGTGGGGTGCCGGCATGCTTGACGGCATCGTGGACTCTTGGCTCGATGTTGTTATTGAGCGCCCCGAGGGCGGCCAAGCTGGTGAGCTCGGTGAGGAACTCGTCGAGCCACGTCATGTCACCCTTACCGGGCACGGGGCACGGTGGGAGAAATCATGA
- the groES gene encoding co-chaperone GroES, with product MSVAIKPLEDRIVIKQVEAEQTTASGLVIPDTAKEKPQEGVVVAVGPGRIDDNGNRVPLDIAEGDKVIYSKYGGTEVKYAGEEYLVLSARDVLAIVVR from the coding sequence GTGTCGGTCGCCATTAAGCCGCTCGAAGATCGCATTGTTATCAAGCAGGTAGAAGCCGAGCAGACCACTGCTTCTGGTCTCGTCATTCCTGACACTGCTAAGGAAAAGCCCCAGGAGGGTGTTGTCGTTGCAGTAGGCCCCGGCCGCATCGACGACAACGGTAACCGTGTTCCTCTGGACATCGCCGAAGGTGACAAGGTTATCTACTCCAAGTACGGCGGAACCGAAGTAAAGTACGCCGGTGAAGAGTACCTCGTACTCTCCGCTCGTGACGTTCTCGCTATCGTTGTTCGCTAA
- a CDS encoding holo-ACP synthase, giving the protein MIMGVGVDIVDIARFERALERTPKLAERLFVESERELPAHSLAGRFAAKEALIKAFGGSGSMTFHDMVVIKDQLGKPSFDLSGAAAQMAHERGITSVHLSISHDADAAVAFVVAEGSAA; this is encoded by the coding sequence ATGATCATGGGAGTGGGCGTCGACATCGTCGACATCGCTCGCTTTGAGCGGGCGCTTGAGCGCACCCCCAAACTTGCGGAACGACTCTTTGTCGAATCGGAACGTGAACTTCCCGCACACTCTTTAGCGGGCCGGTTCGCAGCCAAGGAAGCTCTCATTAAAGCTTTCGGCGGCTCAGGTTCGATGACCTTCCACGACATGGTTGTTATCAAAGACCAGCTGGGCAAGCCTTCCTTTGACTTGAGTGGGGCAGCTGCCCAGATGGCACACGAACGGGGAATAACCTCGGTGCACCTGTCTATTTCGCATGACGCCGATGCTGCTGTTGCGTTCGTTGTTGCCGAAGGCAGTGCCGCATGA
- a CDS encoding class I SAM-dependent methyltransferase: MESAELRELLTPEGLALLNSLPEYSSTTDVLKIVSELRKAGNSASLVASVLTQAKLRAKAQAKFGDFASTMLFTEAGLEQATRLPVAALHAGRFVRAGLTRVADLGCGIGADALAFAGAGLTVHAVDADEVTAAIAVVNLSAFPEATVSHGTAEEADLTGIEGVYLDPARRTSGHSNTSRLTKSEDYSPSLDFAFGLAAQLPTGIKLGPGFDRDLIPDNCEAQWVSVGGDVVELGLWFGPLAREGITRSALIMTPEGMHELTAAADSADAEVGPLGKYLYEPDGAVIRARLIGDLARSLGAHMIDEHIAYMSSETLVHSPFATAFEIHQQFPLDVKQLATELSKRNIGTLEIKKRGVDIDPAEFRKKLKLSGPESATLLLTRLGERRVALLAQRVN; this comes from the coding sequence ATGGAGAGTGCTGAACTACGCGAACTGCTCACCCCCGAGGGGCTCGCTCTCCTGAATTCTTTGCCCGAGTATTCCTCGACGACAGACGTACTCAAGATCGTCTCAGAGTTGCGCAAAGCCGGAAATTCCGCGTCATTAGTGGCTTCGGTGCTTACCCAAGCCAAGTTGCGAGCTAAAGCTCAAGCAAAGTTCGGAGACTTTGCCTCCACGATGTTGTTCACCGAGGCAGGCCTCGAACAGGCAACCAGGTTGCCTGTGGCGGCACTCCATGCCGGTCGTTTTGTTCGCGCAGGGCTCACTCGCGTTGCTGATCTGGGGTGTGGAATTGGGGCAGATGCGCTTGCATTTGCTGGGGCTGGACTGACCGTTCATGCAGTGGATGCCGATGAAGTGACCGCTGCCATTGCCGTAGTGAACCTCAGCGCCTTCCCCGAAGCAACAGTTTCTCACGGCACCGCCGAAGAAGCAGACCTCACCGGCATCGAGGGTGTTTATCTCGATCCTGCCCGCAGGACCTCCGGTCACAGCAACACCAGTCGCTTGACGAAGTCTGAAGACTATTCGCCGTCTCTTGATTTTGCATTCGGTCTCGCAGCGCAGCTGCCGACCGGGATCAAACTAGGCCCTGGCTTTGATCGTGACCTCATTCCAGATAATTGTGAAGCCCAGTGGGTTTCTGTTGGAGGAGATGTCGTGGAACTGGGGTTGTGGTTTGGCCCCCTCGCGAGGGAAGGCATAACCCGCAGCGCCTTGATCATGACTCCAGAGGGAATGCATGAGCTCACCGCAGCAGCAGACTCTGCAGATGCTGAAGTGGGGCCTCTGGGCAAATACCTCTACGAACCTGACGGTGCTGTGATTCGTGCCCGCCTCATCGGTGACCTAGCTCGCTCACTTGGTGCTCACATGATCGATGAACACATTGCCTACATGAGCAGTGAGACGTTAGTCCACTCCCCTTTTGCTACTGCCTTCGAAATTCATCAGCAATTCCCCTTAGACGTGAAGCAGCTTGCTACTGAACTAAGCAAGCGCAACATCGGCACCCTGGAAATCAAGAAGCGCGGTGTTGATATCGACCCGGCAGAGTTCCGAAAGAAACTCAAACTCTCTGGACCGGAATCTGCAACATTGTTACTTACTCGCCTCGGCGAGCGCAGAGTCGCACTCCTAGCCCAGCGGGTGAACTAA
- the rarD gene encoding EamA family transporter RarD, whose amino-acid sequence MTSPAAPAPEKLSRSGLLYAFGAYGLWGLFPLYFLTLEPATPFEVVGYRILFSLVFCVFLIAVSRKWRQLVVILKQRKLMLTLGVAAVLIYINWQVFILAVLSNQIVESSLGYFINPIVTVVLGVLVLREKLRRMQWVAVGISFVAVIVLTVSYGAIPWISLTLATSFGLYGLIKKRTGVSVDAISGLTIETMWMTPVAIIQLMIVSNLVGLSFFGYGLTHTLLLASAGVVTAVPLIMFGAGARRLPLTAIGLIQYSTPVFSFLMAVFVLHEPMPPVRWVGFFIIWVALIVLTTDMLRHGKANRLARAAEELTIE is encoded by the coding sequence ATGACTTCTCCAGCTGCACCTGCACCCGAGAAGCTCTCCCGCTCCGGTTTGCTCTATGCCTTCGGCGCATATGGGCTGTGGGGTTTGTTCCCGCTGTACTTCCTCACCTTGGAACCTGCGACGCCTTTTGAGGTGGTCGGCTATCGCATCCTGTTCTCTCTTGTCTTCTGCGTTTTCTTAATTGCGGTCTCGAGGAAATGGCGACAACTTGTTGTCATTTTGAAACAGCGCAAGCTCATGCTCACCTTGGGTGTGGCAGCAGTGCTGATTTACATCAACTGGCAGGTCTTCATCCTGGCGGTGCTCAGTAACCAGATCGTCGAGTCGTCACTGGGCTACTTCATCAATCCCATCGTCACGGTTGTCTTGGGTGTGCTTGTTCTGCGGGAGAAACTGCGCCGGATGCAATGGGTTGCCGTAGGCATCAGCTTTGTTGCCGTCATCGTATTGACCGTGAGCTATGGAGCCATTCCGTGGATCTCGCTCACGTTGGCAACGTCCTTTGGTTTGTATGGCCTGATCAAGAAACGCACCGGCGTCTCGGTCGATGCCATTAGCGGTCTCACTATTGAGACCATGTGGATGACGCCGGTCGCGATCATTCAACTCATGATTGTTTCCAACCTGGTTGGACTTTCCTTCTTTGGTTATGGTCTTACCCACACTCTTCTGCTTGCTTCAGCTGGTGTGGTCACCGCGGTGCCACTGATCATGTTTGGTGCAGGTGCACGCCGCCTGCCGTTGACCGCTATTGGTTTGATTCAATACTCCACACCTGTGTTCTCGTTCTTAATGGCCGTCTTCGTGCTTCATGAGCCCATGCCACCGGTGCGCTGGGTGGGCTTCTTCATCATTTGGGTGGCGCTGATTGTGCTCACCACAGACATGCTGCGCCACGGCAAGGCGAACCGCCTTGCTCGCGCAGCTGAAGAACTCACTATCGAATAG
- a CDS encoding DUF4190 domain-containing protein, with product MTEKAPKTSKPATKAAAAKPAAAETAAPAAPAVTVVSSQKTNTLAIVALVSGIVGLTFIPFLASIVAVVTGHMARAEVRRTGEQGAGLALAGLIMGYVGIGLAVIVISLLFAFLGVVIASGMGNYYY from the coding sequence ATGACAGAAAAAGCACCAAAGACATCTAAGCCTGCAACCAAGGCAGCAGCGGCAAAGCCTGCTGCGGCGGAGACTGCAGCTCCAGCCGCACCAGCCGTGACCGTTGTCTCGTCTCAGAAGACCAACACTCTTGCGATTGTTGCCCTCGTGTCAGGTATCGTCGGCCTGACCTTCATCCCTTTCTTGGCCAGCATCGTTGCTGTGGTCACCGGCCACATGGCTCGCGCTGAGGTTCGCCGCACTGGTGAGCAGGGTGCAGGTCTTGCACTAGCTGGCTTGATCATGGGTTATGTCGGTATCGGCCTTGCCGTGATTGTTATCTCCCTGCTCTTTGCATTCCTGGGCGTTGTTATTGCCTCAGGCATGGGAAATTACTACTACTAA
- a CDS encoding ABC transporter substrate-binding protein: MGLNKIAATIVAGALALTLAGCSGGEVTPTATPTPVKPSGDGVLRIGDMTPVTGDLAAYSASQAAGIELAVREINEQGGYNKVPVEVLHRNAGDGDAAATEASFNDLVSRGVDVIIAPASTGVAETLAELVAKNDANVAIVSIATKDNAPKGATVTAVKADDAFVAQLKSSDPSVTEYGYGAESYDLTIASALAATVSKDDGGASITQGLIAVTNQAGFKCTSYGMCVSAVNDKQAINYVGPAGQINYDTETGVAYFGKTIVVEKKKK, encoded by the coding sequence GTGGGTCTGAATAAGATTGCCGCCACAATCGTTGCAGGTGCGCTTGCACTCACGTTGGCTGGATGCTCCGGCGGTGAGGTCACACCCACTGCTACCCCGACTCCCGTGAAGCCCTCTGGTGATGGTGTGCTGCGCATCGGCGACATGACTCCTGTCACCGGCGACCTCGCTGCCTACTCTGCTTCTCAAGCTGCCGGTATCGAACTTGCTGTTCGTGAAATCAACGAACAGGGTGGCTACAACAAGGTTCCCGTTGAGGTCCTCCACCGCAACGCCGGTGACGGCGATGCGGCTGCAACAGAAGCCAGCTTCAACGATCTGGTCTCTCGTGGCGTAGACGTCATTATTGCCCCTGCCTCCACTGGTGTTGCAGAAACCTTGGCCGAGCTGGTGGCTAAGAACGACGCCAACGTGGCCATCGTCTCGATTGCCACCAAGGACAATGCACCCAAGGGGGCGACGGTTACTGCCGTGAAAGCAGATGACGCTTTCGTTGCACAACTGAAGAGCTCCGACCCTTCCGTGACCGAATATGGCTACGGCGCTGAGTCCTATGACCTCACTATTGCGTCAGCCCTGGCAGCAACTGTGTCCAAGGATGACGGTGGAGCCTCAATTACTCAGGGTCTCATTGCTGTGACCAACCAGGCCGGCTTCAAGTGCACCAGCTACGGCATGTGTGTCTCGGCTGTCAACGACAAACAAGCCATCAACTACGTGGGGCCTGCAGGCCAGATTAACTACGACACTGAAACCGGTGTTGCCTACTTTGGCAAGACCATCGTCGTAGAGAAGAAGAAAAAGTAG
- the glmS gene encoding glutamine--fructose-6-phosphate transaminase (isomerizing) yields the protein MCGIVGYVGQQDTLAVLLGGLKRQEYRGYDSAGIAVLTESGAIETAKKAGKLQALVDLLETSPVSAGHTGIGHTRWATHGGPTDVNAHPHLGDGGNLALIHNGIIENFAEIKVELLAKGYEFVSETDTAVAAVLLGDVYREVGDLREAMRLVVNRLEGAFTLLAVHTDAPHQIVAARHNSPLVIGLGEGENFLGSDVAAFVEYTHRAAAVGQNQVVRITPETVEVIDFDGNPVAIEEYEIAWDASASDKGGWSSFMAKEITENPDAVANTVRGRVVDGLVEVPELTELGDDVLNGINRIILVACGTASYAGMVGAYAIEQWARIPVEVQLSHEFRYRDPVITPETLIISISQSGETMDTLMAVKYAREQGARTISVCNTQGATIPRESDAVVYTHAGPEVAVASTKAFVAQITALYLIGLHIARSKNTVDEKELRRLATDLQALPAKVTKVLETGEKISQLAKWMSDTPSVLFLGRHVGYPIALEGALKLKELAYIHAEGFAAGELKHGPIALIDHGQPVFVIVPSPRGSALIHSKVVSNIQEIRARGARVIAIAEQGDAAVLPYADEVIQIPLADPMFEPILAVVPLQIFAMELADAKGLDVDQPRNLAKSVTVE from the coding sequence ATGTGTGGAATCGTGGGTTACGTCGGTCAGCAAGACACTCTTGCCGTTCTTTTGGGCGGTCTGAAGCGTCAGGAGTACCGCGGATATGACTCTGCCGGTATTGCTGTGCTCACCGAATCGGGGGCAATTGAAACAGCAAAGAAGGCAGGAAAGCTGCAGGCACTGGTTGACCTGTTAGAAACCAGCCCTGTCTCAGCAGGCCACACCGGTATTGGTCACACTCGCTGGGCTACCCACGGTGGACCCACCGATGTGAACGCTCACCCGCACTTAGGTGACGGCGGCAACCTTGCCCTCATTCACAACGGCATCATTGAAAACTTTGCTGAAATCAAAGTCGAGCTTCTTGCTAAGGGCTATGAGTTTGTCTCAGAAACGGACACCGCAGTGGCGGCTGTTTTGCTCGGAGATGTGTACCGCGAGGTCGGTGACCTGCGCGAAGCAATGCGCTTGGTAGTCAACCGCCTCGAGGGTGCATTTACTCTGCTGGCAGTTCACACTGATGCTCCGCACCAGATTGTTGCGGCCCGCCACAACTCACCTCTGGTGATTGGTTTGGGTGAGGGAGAAAACTTCCTCGGTTCCGACGTTGCCGCCTTCGTTGAATACACTCACCGCGCTGCCGCAGTTGGTCAGAACCAGGTTGTCAGAATTACTCCAGAGACTGTGGAGGTCATCGACTTCGACGGTAACCCTGTTGCGATCGAAGAGTACGAGATTGCCTGGGATGCCTCCGCTTCCGATAAGGGTGGCTGGTCGTCCTTCATGGCCAAAGAAATCACCGAGAACCCCGACGCGGTAGCGAACACTGTTCGCGGACGCGTCGTGGATGGACTCGTTGAGGTTCCTGAACTCACTGAACTCGGTGATGATGTCTTGAACGGCATCAACCGCATCATCTTGGTTGCCTGTGGCACTGCTTCTTATGCCGGTATGGTCGGCGCCTATGCCATCGAGCAATGGGCACGCATTCCGGTCGAAGTTCAGCTCTCCCACGAGTTCCGGTACCGTGACCCCGTGATTACCCCAGAGACGCTCATCATTTCGATCAGCCAGTCTGGTGAAACCATGGACACCCTGATGGCGGTCAAATATGCCCGCGAACAGGGTGCCCGCACCATTTCGGTGTGTAACACCCAGGGTGCAACTATTCCTCGCGAATCTGATGCTGTGGTCTACACCCACGCAGGCCCCGAGGTTGCTGTTGCCTCCACCAAAGCCTTCGTTGCACAGATCACTGCGCTCTATTTGATCGGCCTGCACATTGCGCGCTCGAAGAATACCGTGGATGAGAAGGAACTGCGCCGTTTAGCTACTGACCTCCAGGCGTTGCCTGCCAAGGTCACCAAGGTGTTAGAAACTGGCGAAAAGATTTCACAGCTGGCTAAGTGGATGAGTGACACCCCTTCGGTGTTATTCCTCGGTCGCCACGTGGGATACCCCATCGCGTTGGAGGGTGCCCTCAAGCTCAAAGAGCTTGCCTACATCCACGCTGAAGGTTTTGCTGCCGGTGAGCTCAAGCACGGTCCCATTGCTCTCATTGATCACGGTCAGCCCGTGTTCGTGATTGTTCCTAGCCCCCGCGGTTCAGCACTGATTCACTCCAAGGTTGTTTCCAACATCCAGGAAATTCGTGCGCGTGGTGCTCGGGTGATTGCCATTGCGGAGCAGGGCGATGCTGCTGTTCTTCCCTATGCCGATGAGGTCATTCAGATTCCTCTGGCAGACCCCATGTTTGAACCCATCCTCGCTGTTGTTCCACTGCAGATCTTCGCCATGGAACTGGCAGATGCTAAGGGCTTGGATGTTGACCAGCCACGTAACCTGGCCAAGTCGGTCACGGTCGAATAG
- the rimI gene encoding ribosomal protein S18-alanine N-acetyltransferase — MINSIVLRQAGIDDVPAIMEIETPVFGEEAWSVDAMARDVADHNCFYLIAEAHTDALGGDPLLVGYAGLLAPKGSGDGDIQTIAVHPDFRSHGLGRRLMEALLKEAEARHARRIFLEVRADNPHAIALYSSLGFEEIAVRPGYYQPEGVDAVIMKKGADL; from the coding sequence ATGATTAACAGCATTGTCTTGCGCCAGGCGGGCATCGACGATGTACCCGCCATTATGGAGATAGAAACACCGGTGTTCGGCGAGGAGGCCTGGTCTGTTGACGCCATGGCTCGTGATGTTGCCGATCACAACTGTTTCTATCTCATCGCTGAAGCACACACCGATGCGTTAGGTGGAGACCCGCTCCTGGTGGGTTACGCAGGCTTGCTCGCTCCGAAAGGTTCTGGCGATGGTGATATCCAAACCATTGCTGTTCATCCAGATTTCCGCAGCCACGGTCTTGGCCGCCGGCTCATGGAAGCTCTCTTAAAAGAAGCAGAAGCGCGCCATGCGCGCCGCATCTTCTTAGAGGTGCGAGCAGATAATCCTCACGCAATCGCGTTGTATTCCTCGTTGGGCTTTGAAGAGATTGCGGTGCGCCCGGGCTACTACCAACCCGAAGGTGTGGATGCGGTCATCATGAAGAAGGGGGCAGATCTGTGA
- a CDS encoding DUF4190 domain-containing protein: MTSPTEHKLTGYNPWAFVSLACVLFLVLGIFAVIFGNKALREIKQTGQRGAKLAQLGVALGAVEIVSGVIVLTAILAISF, translated from the coding sequence ATGACCTCACCGACCGAACACAAGCTCACGGGCTACAACCCGTGGGCATTTGTGTCGTTGGCGTGTGTGCTGTTTCTTGTGCTCGGCATCTTTGCGGTCATCTTTGGCAACAAGGCCTTGCGTGAAATCAAACAAACCGGTCAGCGTGGAGCAAAGCTTGCCCAGCTCGGCGTTGCCCTCGGTGCAGTTGAGATTGTCTCAGGAGTGATTGTTCTCACAGCAATACTGGCAATTTCGTTCTAG
- the alr gene encoding alanine racemase, producing MSHTPFRIARVNTDAIAGNVRRIREITGVDDVLIVVKANAYGHGMVPAARAALAGGATWLGTADIGEALTLREAGITAPVLCWIHAPDETFDEAVEADITLGVASVAQLNAIVVAGHRAHKTPRVHLKLDTGLSRNGASPNQWDAFFHTAAELHASGDLVVEGVMSHLSNTTPEDDLEQLKFFQVGISELADAGIEPPYVHLAASLAALTLAETRFNMVRSGIAAYGIGPTEEHRPEQFGLTPAMTLEGRVVAVRRVPENTGVSYGYLHRTPHESTLALIPFGYGDGINRDASMNGPVLLNGSTYPVAGRIAMDQFLVNVGDDPVAVGDHVVLFGNPELGHPSVHDWAAAAGSIGYEIVTRLIPTRLDYIYEGQV from the coding sequence ATGAGCCACACACCGTTTCGCATTGCCCGCGTTAACACCGATGCCATAGCTGGCAACGTTCGACGCATCCGGGAGATCACCGGCGTGGACGATGTTTTGATTGTGGTCAAAGCTAATGCCTATGGCCATGGCATGGTTCCTGCAGCCCGTGCAGCGTTAGCCGGCGGTGCAACTTGGTTGGGCACAGCAGATATTGGCGAGGCACTTACCCTCCGCGAGGCAGGAATCACCGCACCGGTGCTGTGTTGGATTCATGCTCCGGATGAAACCTTCGACGAAGCAGTTGAGGCAGACATCACCTTAGGCGTTGCCTCAGTTGCGCAACTAAACGCCATCGTGGTGGCCGGACATCGTGCACACAAAACCCCACGCGTTCACCTCAAATTGGACACCGGGCTCAGCCGTAATGGTGCCAGCCCAAACCAGTGGGATGCGTTTTTCCACACCGCTGCCGAACTGCATGCCTCGGGAGATCTTGTCGTTGAGGGTGTGATGAGTCACCTCTCCAACACCACCCCAGAAGATGACCTCGAACAGCTCAAGTTCTTTCAGGTGGGGATCTCTGAGCTGGCAGATGCCGGGATTGAACCTCCCTATGTTCACTTAGCTGCCTCTTTGGCAGCGCTGACGCTTGCTGAGACACGATTCAATATGGTTCGTTCAGGAATTGCTGCCTATGGCATTGGACCCACAGAGGAACACCGCCCAGAACAGTTTGGTCTCACCCCGGCAATGACGCTCGAGGGACGTGTGGTGGCAGTTCGTCGCGTTCCCGAGAACACGGGTGTGAGCTACGGTTACCTGCACCGCACGCCACACGAGAGCACCCTGGCGTTGATCCCGTTTGGCTATGGTGATGGCATCAACCGTGACGCGTCAATGAATGGCCCGGTCTTGCTCAATGGATCTACTTATCCAGTGGCGGGCCGTATTGCGATGGATCAGTTCCTGGTGAATGTGGGGGATGACCCTGTTGCGGTGGGAGACCACGTGGTGCTCTTTGGCAACCCTGAGCTCGGCCACCCTTCTGTGCATGACTGGGCTGCTGCTGCCGGATCTATCGGCTATGAGATTGTGACCAGGCTGATTCCTACGCGCCTGGACTACATCTATGAAGGCCAGGTCTAA
- the tsaB gene encoding tRNA (adenosine(37)-N6)-threonylcarbamoyltransferase complex dimerization subunit type 1 TsaB, which produces MTTIILAIDTSAGTSVALVSQGRVLSSRSTPDTMRHAEVVGPFIQEVLTEAGVQAENVSHVAAGMGPGPFTGLRVGIAAADAFAFGAGAILLPMVSHDAVAAEHFAHSHEPVLVVTDARRKELFWSAYSQNTDGIPARVEGPALAKAAEVPEAEGLRLDAREVHAEWLGLVAEAMLTHGKEFPPATAVYLRSPDVTMSNGPKRVVQEMRGGQK; this is translated from the coding sequence ATGACCACCATCATTCTTGCCATTGACACCTCTGCGGGAACAAGCGTTGCCCTGGTCAGTCAGGGTCGTGTTCTCTCTTCCCGCTCCACTCCCGACACCATGCGTCATGCCGAAGTGGTGGGGCCATTCATTCAGGAGGTTCTCACCGAGGCTGGAGTGCAGGCAGAGAACGTAAGTCACGTAGCTGCAGGGATGGGGCCTGGCCCGTTCACCGGTCTTCGTGTGGGGATTGCTGCCGCCGATGCGTTCGCATTCGGTGCCGGGGCAATCCTGTTGCCCATGGTGAGCCATGACGCTGTTGCTGCTGAACATTTCGCACATAGTCATGAACCTGTTCTGGTGGTCACCGATGCGCGGCGGAAGGAATTGTTCTGGAGTGCGTACTCCCAGAACACGGACGGAATACCTGCCCGGGTAGAGGGCCCCGCTCTCGCGAAAGCCGCTGAAGTGCCAGAGGCAGAAGGCCTCCGGTTGGATGCTCGTGAAGTTCACGCCGAGTGGTTGGGTCTCGTTGCAGAAGCAATGCTGACCCACGGAAAAGAGTTCCCTCCAGCAACGGCAGTGTATTTACGCTCACCTGATGTAACCATGAGCAACGGGCCCAAAAGGGTTGTCCAAGAAATGCGTGGAGGTCAGAAATGA
- the tsaD gene encoding tRNA (adenosine(37)-N6)-threonylcarbamoyltransferase complex transferase subunit TsaD has translation MNREAPLVLGIETSCDETGIGIVRGRELLANVIASSMDEHARYGGVVPEVAARAHLEALRPALTEAVATAGIELTDLDAVAVTSGPGLAGALMVGVGAAKALALSLDKPLYAVNHLVGHVGADVLGEDGPLEYPTIALLVSGGHTSLLLVKDLTSDVVMLGETIDDAAGEAFDKVARILGLPYPGGPHIDRIAADGDPKAIRFPRGLTLPKDMDKHRYDFSFSGLKTAVARWVEVRRDAGEEIPVADVAASFREAVVDVLTAKAIAACQDYGVPRLLLGGGVVANARLREVASQRAEAAGVELRIPAFSLCTDNGAMIAALASELIMEGAQPSSLSFGADSTLPVTDIHVH, from the coding sequence ATGAATAGAGAAGCACCCCTCGTTTTGGGTATTGAGACCAGCTGTGATGAGACCGGTATAGGTATTGTTCGTGGCCGCGAACTGTTAGCAAATGTCATTGCTTCCTCGATGGATGAGCATGCTCGCTATGGTGGCGTGGTTCCCGAGGTTGCTGCTCGTGCACACTTGGAAGCTTTACGCCCCGCCCTCACCGAAGCTGTTGCCACGGCAGGCATCGAGCTCACAGATCTCGATGCAGTTGCCGTCACGAGCGGACCAGGCCTTGCAGGTGCTCTCATGGTGGGAGTCGGTGCAGCTAAAGCTTTGGCACTTTCGCTGGATAAACCGCTGTATGCCGTCAACCACTTGGTTGGCCACGTGGGAGCAGATGTTCTGGGCGAAGACGGCCCCCTGGAATATCCCACCATCGCGCTTCTTGTCTCCGGCGGTCACACCTCGTTGCTTCTTGTGAAAGACCTCACCTCGGATGTGGTGATGCTCGGTGAAACCATCGATGATGCAGCTGGTGAAGCCTTCGACAAAGTCGCACGAATCCTGGGCCTCCCCTACCCTGGCGGTCCCCACATCGACCGCATTGCCGCCGACGGAGACCCGAAAGCGATCCGCTTCCCCCGAGGGCTCACGCTGCCTAAGGACATGGACAAGCACCGCTATGACTTCTCCTTCTCTGGTTTGAAAACTGCTGTGGCCAGGTGGGTGGAAGTGCGCCGGGATGCTGGAGAAGAAATACCCGTAGCTGATGTTGCAGCCAGCTTCCGCGAAGCAGTAGTAGACGTATTGACGGCCAAAGCTATTGCAGCCTGCCAAGACTATGGCGTTCCCCGCCTGTTACTGGGCGGCGGAGTTGTCGCCAATGCTCGCCTGCGCGAAGTGGCAAGCCAGCGGGCAGAAGCTGCCGGTGTTGAGTTGAGAATTCCTGCATTCTCACTGTGCACCGATAACGGCGCCATGATTGCTGCGCTTGCGTCAGAGCTCATTATGGAAGGCGCTCAGCCCTCCTCACTGAGTTTTGGAGCTGACAGCACACTCCCAGTTACAGACATCCACGTTCATTAG